In Plasmodium malariae genome assembly, chromosome: 11, the following proteins share a genomic window:
- the CS gene encoding chorismate synthase, putative: MSTYGTLLKVTSFGESHGKAVGCVIDGFLANIEIDFELIQKQLNRRRPNQSKLTSNRNENDKLVILSGFDENKTLGTPITFLIYNEDIKKENYSPFINIPRPGHGDYTYFMKYHVKNKSGSSRFSGRETVTRVAAGACIEQWLLNFYNCKIVCYVHSVGNIKLPDHVSKKLEKYAPSRDLVDTYGCVKYNEKKKIFMDCFNSIYDINGILIDKNVNKQNAFDHLTHFEKKKGLEGSYYGNNGNNINKYNNYKDDNNGNNNGNNNSNNNGNNNSNNNGNNNSNNNGNNNNNDYYYYNNNNDSNNSYNRYNSNSSNNINNSNSDEHENEWTVLQTRCPHPYTAVQISSYIFKLKSKGDSVGGIATCVIKNIPIGIGEPIFDKIEAELAKIILSIPAIKGIEFGSGFNGTYMLGSQHNDLFIPLDEMEHSENNKNEQNVKSVQCVQNYKNEKNDKNCENIQKSQYIQNGQNETKKNIHSNFKKREEESENYWDKKEEIVFDENNFDSAHKNIEASNDDSNMTNKHKLLITKTNNCGGILAGITTGNNIIFRSAIKPVSSIQIEKETSNFYGKICKLSVKGMHDCCILPRLPPIIESSSSIVIGDMILRQIAKYGEKNLPTLGVYK; encoded by the coding sequence ATGAGCACATACGGCACTCTGCTGAAGGTAACATCTTTTGGTGAAAGTCATGGAAAAGCAGTGGGGTGTGTTATTGATGGATTTCTGGCAAACATCGAAATAGATTTTGAATTAATTCAAAAACAGTTAAATAGAAGAAGACCAAATCAATCAAAATTGACAAGTAAtagaaatgaaaatgataaattgGTCATCTTATCAGGatttgatgaaaataaaacattagGAACTccaataacttttttaatatacaacgaggatataaaaaaagaaaattattccCCGTTCATAAATATACCAAGACCAGGTCATGGAgattatacttattttatgaaatatcatgtcaaaaataaaagtggAAGTAGCAGATTTTCTGGAAGAGAAACAGTAACAAGAGTAGCAGCTGGTGCTTGTATAGAACAATGGCTactaaatttttacaattgcAAAATTGTTTGTTATGTACATTCTGtgggaaatataaaattacctGATCATGTCAgcaaaaaattggaaaaatatGCTCCTTCCAGAGATTTAGTTGATACTTATGGATGtgttaaatataatgaaaaaaaaaagatatttatgGATTGTTTTAATAGCATATACGATATTAATGGAATATTAAtagataaaaatgtaaataagcAGAATGCTTTCGATCATTTAACACattttgagaaaaaaaaggggcTAGAAGGCAGCTATTATGGTAATAATgggaataatattaataaatataacaattataaagacgataataatggtaataataatggcaataataatagcaataataatggcaataataatagcaataataatggcaataataatagcaataataatggaaataataataataatgattattattattataataataacaacgATAGTAACAATAGCTATAATAGATACAATAGTAACAGTAGTAACAATATCAATAATAGCAACTCTGATGAGCACGAAAACGAGTGGACAGTTTTGCAAACAAGGTGTCCTCATCCGTACACAGCAGTACAAATttcttcttatatttttaaattaaaaagtaaggGTGATAGTGTAGGAGGAATAGCAACGTGcgttattaaaaatattcctaTTGGCATTGGAGAGCcaatttttgataaaatagAAGCTGAGCTAgctaaaataattttatccaTTCCAGCAATAAAAGGTATTGAATTTGGCAGCGGTTTTAATGGCACATATATGCTCGGATCACAACATAACGATTTATTTATTCCGCTCGATGAAATGGAACATAgtgaaaataacaaaaatgagcaaaatgtaaaaagtGTACAATGtgtacaaaattataaaaatgagaaaaatgacaaaaattgcgaaaatattcaaaagagccaatatattcaaaatggCCAAAACGAAactaaaaagaatatacacagtaactttaaaaaaagggaagaagAAAGTGAAAATTATTGGGATAAAAAGGAGGAAATTGTTTtcgatgaaaataatttcgATAGTGCACATAAAAATATCGAAGCCTCGAATGACGACAGCAATATGACcaataaacataaattattaattacaaaaaCGAACAATTGTGGTGGTATATTAGCTGGAATAACTACaggaaataatattattttcagaTCAGCAATAAAGCCAGTCTCTTCAATACAAATAGAAAAAGAGACAAGTAATTTTTATGGAAAAATTTGCAAGTTAAGTGTGAAAGGTATGCATGATTGCTGCATTTTACCCAGATTACCTCCCATAATTGAGTCTTCATCTTCTATTGTAATTGGAGATATGATTTTAAGGCAAATAGCAAAATATGGAGAGAAAAATTTACCTACATTAGGCGTTTATAAGTAA
- the NAB2 gene encoding nuclear polyadenylated RNA-binding protein NAB2, putative: MISKSKEEQKKYQNIITEKLRELLGEYEVDILTEYVWHMAGNVKTSSEFMCNELKDFLGDHTTVFVNWLMKLMNDIKKQKKIDSSTKNEKAIKSGSTRDRQLDELSRSNKSRDTNTRHSITHSKKTKDYVRDYDTNRRDLSACKRRSRSYLSRSSKNSYNNEKESFAKRVSRKRFRRGMSIRSSSSSADARKFHYDKNKIRTKKNDKGADIDRTKFKDKYRKVGRSTSRSFTPSRVIYVEKDNEKKERKNEMLLESEKNKSEPEERKLNDNTDECNSNEKKNKAILKPNPRFVGDKPVPYLQPAAPGVNNQEMQTYHMNYPYENMHGPLNYEKRINTVGNYYQGNYLMNEQRDVDNNMNNNIISNSSNNNSNNTYMSSNMSNNFFNPRYSNNYNMQQKNINFKMNMNKSTPPPNFLNTNRFPNNMNNSNNYIYQKSKMMNVNIPKAPNNDRINPPIYPKQINNMLNVRSQQNMSSNTIGSLSNNNNNFIDTKQIQQHLYGPNGNKQKIFNQGQVHPDIPAIRTQAPYITHPLNQNLSSHHNIQNVHLNNNSSNTHEKISFTNDSKNLELSQVQTQFVQGKDYNTPNMANTNMANTNMANTNMANTNTANTNTANTNTANPNAEGNQIVQSENAGDNANAIVKIPKKCHYLPNCQYGDKCRYIHPIENCRNWPFCAFGSECIYIHPNVPCKFGMYCANYYCNYSHDHVDTTNLPEIGTNGYFLNKKLINSNQKTVDGNANFDDKVAQISISMPKTPPEMRKDKNKTEYNENEYIENIIESEKADEKYDVNNEQQSQNDYRMEIIREQNQENGQEVHNLKQIREESFIFQNNDENTNYFAHDNLGNAVVDTKENEAVDYNCFDIVIDPENLKGKNVSTELNEGDPINGAGNN, translated from the exons ATGATTTCCAAGAGTAAAGAAGAACAAAAGAAATATCAAAACATTATAACCGAAAAGTTAAGGGAGTTATTGGGTGAATATGAAGTCGATATATTAACTGAGTATGTGTGGCACATGGCAGGAAATGTCAAAACAAGCAGTGAGTTTATGTGCAACGAACTCAAAGATTTTCTCGGGGATCAT ACTACTGTTTTTGTGAACTGGTTAATGAAACTTATGAATGACATAaagaaacagaaaaaaattgacagtagtacaaaaaatgaaaaagccATAAAGTCTGGAAGTACTAGAGATAGACAACTTGATGAACTATCGAGGTCTAACAAAAGCAGAG ACACCAATACAAGGCATTCAATTACGCATAGCAAAAAAACGAAA GATTATGTTAGGGATTATGATACAAACAGAAGAGATTTGTCTGCTTGTAAAAGAAGATCAAGAAGCTATCTAAGTAGAAGTAGTAAGAAttcttataataatgaaaaagaatcTTTTGCAAAGAGGGTTAGCAGAAAAAGGTTTAGGAGAGGAATGAGTATTAGATCAAGTTCATCAAGTGCTGATGCTAGGAAGTTtcattatgataaaaataaaataagaacaaaaaaaaacgatAAAGGAGCAGATATAGATAGAACAAAGtttaaagataaatatcGAAAAGTTGGTAGAAGTACAAGTCGATCCTTTACGCCCAGTCGAGTCATTTATGTGGAAAAGgataacgaaaaaaaagaaagaaagaatgAAATGCTTCTGGAgagtgaaaaaaataagagcG AACCTGAAGAAAGGAAATTAAATGACAATACCGATGAATGTAAttctaatgaaaaaaaaaacaaagctATTTTGAA GCCCAATCCACGTTTTGTTGGAGATAAACCTGTTCCTTATTTGCAACCTGCAGCACCTG GTGTAAACAATCAAGAGATGCAAACTTACCATATGAACTACCCATATGAAAACATGCATGGCCCCCTCAATTACGAAAAGAGAATAAACACAGTAGGGAATTATTACCAAGGAAATTACTTGATGAATGAACAAAGGGATGtagataataatatgaacaataatattattagtaacagtagtaataataatagcaataatacTTATATGTCCAGCAATAtgagtaataatttttttaatccgCGATATTCAAATAACTATAACATGCaacaaaaaaacataaatttcaAAATGAATATGAACAAGTCAACTCCTCCACCAAATTTTTTGAACACAAATAGATTTcctaataatatgaacaatagtaacaattatatatatcagaaAAGTAAAATGATGAATGTTAATATTCCGAAAGCCCCAAACAATGATAGAATTAATCCACCAATTTATCCAAAGCAAATTAATAACATGTTAAATGTTAGGAGTCAACAAAACATGAGCAGCAATACCATTGGTAGCTtgagtaataataataataattttattgataCGAAGCAAATCCAACAGCATCTTTATGGGCCCAATGGAAATAAacagaaaatatttaacCAAGGCCAAGTCCATCCGGACATACCAGCAATAAGAACGCAGGCACCTTACATCACTCATCCGTTAAATCAAAATTTATCATCCCAccataatatacaaaatgttcatcttaataataatagtagtaacacTCATGAAAAAATCAGTTTTACCAATGATTCAAAAAATCTGGAATTATCTCAAGTACAAACGCAATTTGTTCAAGGGAAGGACTACAACACCCCGAATATGGCTAACACGAATATGGCTAACACGAATATGGCTAACACGAATATGGCTAACACGAATACAGCTAACACGAATACAGCTAACACGAATACAGCTAACCCTAATGCAG AAGGAAACCAAATTGTACAGTCTGAGAATGCAGGGGATAATGCGAATGCCATTGTGAAG ATTCCCAAAAAGTGCCACTATTTGCCCAACTGCCAATACGGGGATAAATGTCGTTATATACATCCCATCGAAaac TGTAGAAATTGGCCTTTCTGTGCCTTCGGATCGGagtgcatatatattcatcCAAATGTCCCTTGCAAATTTG GAATGTACTGCGCCAATTATTACTGTAACTATTCCCATGACCATGTGGACACAACG AACCTGCCGGAAATAGGGACGAACGGATACTTtttgaacaaaaaattaataaacagTAATCAGAAAACGGTTGATGGTAATGCCAATTTTGATGACAAGGTGGCTCAAATTTCAATTAGCATGCCCAAAACACCTCCGGAGATGagaaaggataaaaataaaacagagTACAATGAGAATGAATACATCGAGAATATAATAGAAAGTGAAAAAGCAGATGAAAAGTATGACGTAAATAATGAACAACAAAGTCAGAATGATTACAGAATGGAAATAATAAGAGAACAGAATCAAGAGAATGGACAAGAAGTCCATAACTTAAAGCAAATTAGAGAAGAGagctttatttttcaaaataatgatgaaaatacaaattattttgcACATGACAATTTAGGGAATGCAGTAGTAGATACAAAGGAAAATGAAGCAGTTGATTATAACTGTTTTGATATTGTAATAGATCCAGAGAATTTAAAGGGGAAAAATGTTTCAACTGAGTTGAACGAGGGAGATCCCATAAATGGGGCTGGAAATAATTAA